The DNA segment AATGTCGTTGTAAAAAACGATCGCCACGATGCCCACGATCAAGCCGCCGATCGTGGTCAACAAAGCTTCCCAGATGCCACCAGCAAGGACGTTGATATCAACGCTGTTCTGGCCCTGGCCCTGAATGTTCATGAACACGCGCACCATGCCGGTGACGGTGCCCAAAAATCCGATCAGGGGTGCGATCGCGGCAAATGTCGAGAGCCAGCCCATGCCCTTTTCCATCTTGTGCAATTCCAGGTTGGCAGTGGATTCCATGCTGTTTTGGATCAATTCCAACTCCGGGGATTGATTGGCATAGAGTTTGGCCAGCATCGATCCCAACGGGCAATTTTTCCCCTGGTCCTGCAAAACTTCGCGGATCTGCTCCGGATTATCCTGCATAAAGATCTTGTTGCGGAGCCTTTCATGTATTTTACGGATCCGGAACAGGTAGATGTATTTATCTATCACGATCGCCACCACTGCGATGGAGATCAGCACCAGGACATACATCAGTATGCCGCCGCGGAGAAACAGGTTCAGTATTGTCATATCCTCTTCTTTCATTCAGCAAGGCGGGAGAATCCCGTCTCCCGCCTGCATTGATCTTACATTGAGTATCTTGGTTCTGATTGTGCTCAACCGTGCTTGGTCACGAAATCACGCATGAATTCGCCCAAGGTATGCGCGGCCGGCAGAGGCAGGGAATTGTAGGTGCTGGCGCGGCATCCGCCAACGTCGCGATGGCCCTTCAGGCCGATCATGCCGTTATTCTTGGCTTCGGCCACGAACTGGGCTTCCAGTTCCTCGGAAGGCAGACGGAAGGTGATGTTCATCAAAGAACGGTCTTCCTTGTCCACGGTGCCTTTGTAGAATCCGTCGGATTCATCGATCGCGTTGTAGATGTAGGCCGCCTTGGCGATGTTGTTCTGCTCGATCATCTTGAGGCCGCCAAAATCCTCGATCCATTTGAGCACCAGCCCGATCATGTAGATCGTGAAAGTGGGCGGAGTGTTGTACATGGAACCCTTGCCGGCATGGGTCTTGTAGTCCAGCATGGTGGGAAGCGGGGTGTTCATCCTCTCCAGCATGCTCTTCTTCATGATCACAACCACGCAGCCGGCCGGTCCCACGTTCTTCTGTGCGCCGGCATAGATCAGATCGTATTTATGGGCGTCGATCGGTTTGCTCATGAAGTTTGAGGACATGTCCGCGATCAGGGGCACCGATTTGGGCGCGACCGGATCCGTCTTCCATTCGGTGCCGTAAATGGTGTTGTTCGTGGTGATGTGCAGATAGGCCGGATCCGCCGAAAGGGTCCAGTCCTTCGGAATATAGCTGAAGTTCCGGTCTTCACTGGTGGCGGCGACGTGAATCTGTTTACCCAGTTTCTTGGCTTCGCTGATGGCTTTCTTGGACCACATGCCGGTGTTGATGTAGTTCGCGATCTTGCCTTCAGTGGCAAAATTCATCGGCACCATCAGGAATTGCATGGATGCTCCGCCTTGCAGGAAAAGCACGTCATAGTCATCGCCGAGGCCGTAGATCCTTTTCACGGCCGCATGCGTTTCGTCGATGATGGCTTGATATTCCTTGCTGCGATGGCTCATCTCCATCACGGAGAGGCCCATGCCCTTGTAGTCGAACAGATCTGCCTGAGCTTCACGTAGAACTTCTTCCGGAAGCACCGCTGGACCAGCATTAAAGATATGCATGCGTCCCATTTTAATTCCTCCTGGATCAGGTATTTTGTTATGAAAGCAAGCTTTTTTCAGGTTGCCTTTTCAGGCAAGCCTTTTTTTGTGTTTCAAGAAATTTATTGACTTAATCAGCCTCCCCGTCATCTGGGTATGCAGGAATATAGTTATGATACACAAGCTTTTGCATGAAAGAAAGATCGTTTTGGCCTCTGAGAGCCCCAGACGCAAAGCCCTGTTCAAACTCCTGGGATTGGCGCCTTTGATCATCCCGGCCAGGATCAACGAACCCCTAACCCGCGAAACTCCGTATCTGCAGGCCATGAGGCATGCCAAAAACAAGGCCCTCGCGATTGCCGCGAAAATGGACGCAGAGACGATCGTCGTCGGCGCGGATACCATTGTGGTCCTGGACAAGGCCATATTGGGCAAGCCCGAAACGCTGGAACAAGCTGCCGAATACCTGAGAATGCTGTCTGGAAAGACGCATAAGGTCTATACCGGGATCTGCGTCTGCTGGCGGGCCCGCTGCGAAACGCGCTATGAACGCAGCCTGGTGGAGTTCGCACCGCTCTCGGAAAACGAGATCGACGCCTATATCCAGACCAAGGAGCCGATGGACAAGGCTGGAGCCTACGGTATCCAAGGTTACGGCTCGCAATTCATCCGCCGCATCCAAGGCTGCTATTTCAACGTTATGGGTTTTCCCATCCATCTCTTTTACAAGATGATTAACGATATGTTTTCAAGCATTACTTCATAAATATGGATATAAGACGCTGTAAATGAAACTCTTCCATAATGCTCATTTCTATCTCGACGATGGTTTCGCCAACCCTGTCAAAGCCCTGTTGGCGGAAAAGGGCAAGATAGCGAAACTACTGCGCGAGGACGGCATCGACGCTCCTGATCTGGAAAAGATTGACCTGCACGGCGCCTATGTCTATCCTGGCTTCATTGACGCGCACACCCATTGTTACTCTGGAGGACTCTATACTGCCGGTGTAGACCTTTCCGGCTGCAGAACCCTGGATGAGGTCCTGTCCCTGCTGTTCATGGCCTGCCAGGAAAAGGACGGCCCCATCTTTGCCTGGCGCTTTGATGAGAACGATATCCTGGAAAAACGTTTCCCCACCATGCGGGAACTCGATTCCGTGTGTCCCAGGGCCAATCTTTTGCTCCGTCGCGTGGACGGCCATTCCTGCGTTCTTAACAGCCAGGCGCGCAAGCAGGTTCCCGGCTTGACGAGACCGGATGAGGTTCTGCGGGGCGCGGACAACGATCTGTCGGTCAACTGGCTGCAGGATAATATCAGCGATGATACGGTCCTGGAGGCGTATCACACGGCTGCCCAAGTCGCGTTGAAAGGCGGCTTTACCAGGATCCACACCATGATCGGCGATGCCCAGCAAAGCAATCAACACTACAAACTGATCCGCGACCGTTTGATCGAATTCCCGGTGGGATATGAATTATACCCCCAGAGTTTCAACATCCGGGACGCCCTCGAACTTGGAGCAAAGAGGATCGGGGGCTGCATCCTGGCCGATGGATCGATCGGTTCGCACACCGCCGCTCTTTCCCATCCCTACAGCGATCAGGGCACAAAAGGCTTGCTCTATCAGGATAACGCGTTCTGGCGTGATTTTGTAACAGAAGCCCAACGGCACAAACTCCAGGTTGGGGTCCACTGCATCGGCGACGCCGCCATCCGGCAGATCAACACTGCCTATCTGAAGCTGGGCCGGGATGATGTCTGCGCGTCCAGGCACCAGCTCATTCATTGTGAACTTACTCCGGATCCGCTAATGAGAGAGATCGCTGCCTCGGGGGCGGTGCCTGTGATGCAGCCGGCCTTTGACCTCTTGTGGGGCGGCGATAGTGGTTTCTACGCTGCAAGGCTGGGAACCCCAAGAAGCAGGGAAATGAACCGCTTTGACAGTCTGACGGGGATGGGCACGAAGGTCTGCGGCTCCAGCGATTGGTACATCACCGAACTGAATATCGCCATGTCGCTCCACGCCGCCATCAACCACCACAATCCCGCGGAACGGCTGACTCCGGCCCAGGCCATCAGGATCTATACGGATAACAACGCCTGGCTCAGCCATGAGGAAGACCTGCGCGGCAAGATAGAGCCTGGATTCATGGCCGACCTGAGCGTCATGGACACCGATTTCACCCAACCCTTCGACTATCAAAGCGCGGCCACGCTCGCCGTGATCCGCGACGGAGCAATTGTCCATGCTCAATGATTCTCTGAGTTTCAGCCCCGAAGAATTGCGCCAAATTCTGGAAGAGGAGCTCGGCCTTCATCCCCAGGCCAGGCTGGTTGACCTCTATAAACTGCTCAACCAATCCCATTACGGCCCCACCCACATCGATCCGGATCCCGATAAAATTGCCCGAAACCTGCGCCGGGAATTGAATTCGATCACCGAACACGCGGGCAATTTCTGGCAGGATATCGGTTGTGGCCGGGGTTTTTACCGGATCAACCTGGTTGCCTTGATCAGCATGCCCAAAATACCCTTTTCCAGATTCACCTCTTTTTCGGACTACATGAGCGAGCGCTTCAGGAAGGTGGGCAGGAAGCAGATCGACATCCTCACCCAGAGCCTTCTCAATTCCCGCTGCGCTGCAGGGATCGATCCCGAAAACTGGCATAGGATCTGGAAAGATGCCCTGCC comes from the Candidatus Syntrophosphaera sp. genome and includes:
- a CDS encoding MotA/TolQ/ExbB proton channel family protein, with product MTILNLFLRGGILMYVLVLISIAVVAIVIDKYIYLFRIRKIHERLRNKIFMQDNPEQIREVLQDQGKNCPLGSMLAKLYANQSPELELIQNSMESTANLELHKMEKGMGWLSTFAAIAPLIGFLGTVTGMVRVFMNIQGQGQNSVDINVLAGGIWEALLTTIGGLIVGIVAIVFYNDI
- the serC gene encoding phosphoserine transaminase, encoding MGRMHIFNAGPAVLPEEVLREAQADLFDYKGMGLSVMEMSHRSKEYQAIIDETHAAVKRIYGLGDDYDVLFLQGGASMQFLMVPMNFATEGKIANYINTGMWSKKAISEAKKLGKQIHVAATSEDRNFSYIPKDWTLSADPAYLHITTNNTIYGTEWKTDPVAPKSVPLIADMSSNFMSKPIDAHKYDLIYAGAQKNVGPAGCVVVIMKKSMLERMNTPLPTMLDYKTHAGKGSMYNTPPTFTIYMIGLVLKWIEDFGGLKMIEQNNIAKAAYIYNAIDESDGFYKGTVDKEDRSLMNITFRLPSEELEAQFVAEAKNNGMIGLKGHRDVGGCRASTYNSLPLPAAHTLGEFMRDFVTKHG
- a CDS encoding Maf family protein, with the protein product MIHKLLHERKIVLASESPRRKALFKLLGLAPLIIPARINEPLTRETPYLQAMRHAKNKALAIAAKMDAETIVVGADTIVVLDKAILGKPETLEQAAEYLRMLSGKTHKVYTGICVCWRARCETRYERSLVEFAPLSENEIDAYIQTKEPMDKAGAYGIQGYGSQFIRRIQGCYFNVMGFPIHLFYKMINDMFSSITS
- a CDS encoding amidohydrolase family protein: MKLFHNAHFYLDDGFANPVKALLAEKGKIAKLLREDGIDAPDLEKIDLHGAYVYPGFIDAHTHCYSGGLYTAGVDLSGCRTLDEVLSLLFMACQEKDGPIFAWRFDENDILEKRFPTMRELDSVCPRANLLLRRVDGHSCVLNSQARKQVPGLTRPDEVLRGADNDLSVNWLQDNISDDTVLEAYHTAAQVALKGGFTRIHTMIGDAQQSNQHYKLIRDRLIEFPVGYELYPQSFNIRDALELGAKRIGGCILADGSIGSHTAALSHPYSDQGTKGLLYQDNAFWRDFVTEAQRHKLQVGVHCIGDAAIRQINTAYLKLGRDDVCASRHQLIHCELTPDPLMREIAASGAVPVMQPAFDLLWGGDSGFYAARLGTPRSREMNRFDSLTGMGTKVCGSSDWYITELNIAMSLHAAINHHNPAERLTPAQAIRIYTDNNAWLSHEEDLRGKIEPGFMADLSVMDTDFTQPFDYQSAATLAVIRDGAIVHAQ